A single window of Syntrophotalea acetylenica DNA harbors:
- a CDS encoding addiction module antidote protein has protein sequence MKKTGTSRYDVAEHLRTPEEMAAYLEACLEEANGDAAFIAKALGDIARAKGMSQVARDAGVSRESLYKALSGERTPGFDTILKVMAALGLKLHAEAVHIPNQAQQDAPTDARTSRG, from the coding sequence ATGAAAAAGACAGGTACCTCCCGCTACGATGTTGCTGAGCATCTCCGTACCCCTGAAGAAATGGCTGCATATTTGGAAGCCTGCTTAGAGGAAGCAAACGGTGACGCCGCGTTCATAGCCAAAGCTCTTGGTGACATTGCCCGTGCAAAAGGTATGTCGCAAGTAGCACGCGATGCAGGCGTGTCTCGTGAGAGTCTTTACAAGGCGCTTTCCGGAGAGCGAACTCCCGGGTTCGACACAATCCTAAAAGTTATGGCAGCGCTGGGTTTGAAGTTGCATGCGGAAGCTGTGCATATCCCAAATCAGGCCCAACAAGACGCTCCAACCGACGCTCGTACCTCGCGCGGTTGA
- a CDS encoding type II toxin-antitoxin system RelE/ParE family toxin, giving the protein MMEIRKTDVYAKWLDGLRDIRARACVLARVERLAAGNAGDVEPVGEGVSELRINYGPGYRVYYKQQGRELVILLAGGDKGRQSKDIKTALRLARNL; this is encoded by the coding sequence ATGATGGAGATTCGCAAAACGGACGTTTATGCCAAATGGCTCGACGGGCTGCGCGATATTCGGGCGCGTGCATGTGTTCTGGCGAGAGTTGAACGGTTGGCTGCTGGGAATGCGGGGGACGTAGAGCCCGTAGGTGAAGGTGTCTCTGAGTTGCGAATCAATTATGGCCCCGGTTATCGAGTGTATTACAAACAGCAAGGACGTGAGTTGGTGATCCTGTTGGCTGGCGGTGACAAAGGCCGCCAGTCAAAAGACATCAAAACCGCTCTGCGCCTTGCCCGTAACCTGTAG
- a CDS encoding n-acetylglutamate synthase, with protein MRDINYNDRLFRSVENSDTGEVDQSTIFHYHQKEDVVWASYEGGSIRFGTLIAKVQPDGCLDMRYSHINQHGQIMTGNCWSQPEVLADGRLRLVENWQWTCGDYTKGHSTIEEVLR; from the coding sequence ATGCGAGATATCAACTATAATGATCGCCTTTTCCGATCCGTAGAAAATTCGGACACCGGTGAGGTGGACCAAAGTACGATTTTCCACTATCACCAAAAAGAAGATGTGGTCTGGGCGTCTTATGAAGGTGGGTCGATTCGATTCGGAACATTGATTGCCAAAGTACAGCCTGACGGTTGCCTCGACATGAGATACAGCCATATAAACCAACATGGCCAGATCATGACGGGCAATTGTTGGTCCCAACCTGAGGTATTGGCCGACGGTCGATTACGATTGGTTGAAAATTGGCAATGGACTTGTGGTGATTACACCAAGGGCCATTCCACGATTGAGGAGGTGCTGCGATAA
- a CDS encoding integron integrase encodes MVAALSECLAGFVSSGESGILCKESSDADLYRSLSDSRPKAPARDQSSPKLLDRLKEALRARHYSPRTESTYHQWVKRYIFFHNVRHPAEMAEPEINAFLTHLAVKHKVSASTQNQALSALLFLYRHVIGREIGDLGDVIRARKPKRVPVVMTREEVKLVLDNLSDDKWLAASLMYGTGLRLMECMRLRVQDIDFSKNQILVRHGKGAKDRVTMLPDSLKIPLQSHLERVKAIHDRDLSDSWGGVEMPVALGRKYPNASKEWRWQWVFPQANRWQNPKTGEQGRHHMDESLVQKAVREAVIKASLVKRATCHTFRHSFATHLLESGYDIRTVQELLGHEDVKTTMIYTHVLNRGPAGVQSPFDDL; translated from the coding sequence ATGGTCGCTGCATTATCGGAGTGCCTTGCCGGTTTCGTTTCAAGTGGTGAGTCCGGCATCCTATGCAAGGAATCTTCGGATGCGGACTTGTATCGCTCTTTGAGCGACTCCCGGCCAAAGGCCCCCGCCCGCGATCAAAGCTCCCCGAAACTGCTGGACCGGCTAAAAGAAGCCCTCCGCGCCCGCCATTACAGCCCTCGAACGGAAAGCACCTACCATCAGTGGGTAAAACGGTACATTTTTTTTCACAACGTCCGCCACCCGGCGGAAATGGCCGAGCCGGAGATCAATGCCTTTCTCACCCACCTGGCTGTCAAGCACAAGGTTAGTGCGTCAACCCAGAACCAGGCACTATCCGCACTTCTTTTCCTCTATCGGCATGTCATCGGCCGCGAGATCGGCGATTTGGGTGATGTAATCCGTGCCCGAAAACCCAAGAGGGTTCCCGTTGTCATGACTCGAGAGGAAGTCAAGTTGGTGCTGGACAATTTGTCCGATGATAAGTGGCTCGCCGCCTCACTCATGTACGGCACCGGCCTGCGCCTGATGGAATGTATGCGACTTCGGGTGCAGGACATTGATTTTTCGAAAAATCAAATTCTGGTTCGCCACGGCAAGGGGGCAAAGGACAGGGTTACCATGTTACCTGATTCCCTCAAGATTCCTCTTCAATCGCATCTTGAGAGAGTGAAGGCGATTCATGATCGTGATCTAAGTGACAGCTGGGGCGGGGTCGAAATGCCTGTCGCCCTGGGCAGGAAGTATCCCAATGCCTCCAAGGAATGGCGGTGGCAGTGGGTCTTCCCGCAGGCCAACCGGTGGCAAAATCCCAAAACAGGTGAACAGGGACGGCATCACATGGATGAATCACTTGTACAGAAAGCTGTCCGCGAGGCGGTTATAAAAGCATCCCTGGTCAAACGTGCGACATGCCATACCTTTCGTCATTCCTTCGCCACTCATTTGCTGGAAAGCGGATATGACATTCGCACTGTCCAGGAGTTATTAGGTCATGAGGATGTCAAAACCACCATGATCTATACCCATGTCCTTAATCGCGGCCCGGCAGGAGTTCAGAGCCCTTTTGATGATCTTTGA
- the asnB gene encoding asparagine synthase (glutamine-hydrolyzing): MCGLAGFWNRNGAAADSSIIEKMLRALIHRGPDDGGSWTDGEICLGVRRLSILDPSDRGHQPFVGSPGVLVYNGEIYNFIELRRELEALGYTFRGTSDTEVVFQALCEWGVERAVPRFNGMFALAYYDLRAKALWLARDRAGIKPLYWAVSGSVLTFASEVKALLAHPAIPCRPDMHALTTQGMFGRLAGSWTPFESVSLVTPGSLMKFSAAGEEVLPYFDLLSAVDPGRITGQSRRNLESIADEFESLLLESVRSQLVSDAPLAIMCSGGLDSSLVTAMAAREYPERVAYVADMEGDPAGEADRAEIVCRHTGVELRRVPYSRGDLFRDWPFCVQYNEHPNFFSCNLPARAIAHAAHRDGFKVLLGGDGADELFGGYKWQAKMYRRGQQMARNQAIMRWVPGLSRLSHNLARFSRAEDLDRLIARASGSRFFLMQGDFSGAGAWALDGMQRAVRCREFFDKLSPLNRLQDRAFLAQSFEDFHSHLGTSLLSSDKMMMSHSIELRVPFLDNRLIDFGLNAPMHAKFSRGINKRLARYAARNWLPPEIAGGTKVGFGVPVNLWKGSEQLLRGGAVADLFKWPQGSEEKVREMISSNPATVFQMVSLELWIRIFCRNESPEQCANELMKCKG, translated from the coding sequence ATGTGCGGACTGGCAGGATTCTGGAATCGGAATGGAGCAGCGGCGGATTCATCAATTATTGAAAAAATGTTGCGCGCCCTGATCCATAGGGGGCCGGACGATGGAGGGAGCTGGACGGATGGGGAGATTTGCCTGGGGGTGCGTCGTCTGAGTATTCTTGATCCGAGCGATCGAGGACACCAGCCGTTTGTCGGGTCGCCCGGGGTCCTGGTTTATAATGGGGAGATTTATAACTTTATCGAATTGCGCCGGGAGCTCGAGGCGCTGGGATATACGTTTCGCGGTACCTCGGATACGGAGGTTGTCTTTCAGGCGTTGTGCGAATGGGGGGTTGAACGCGCGGTGCCTCGATTTAACGGGATGTTTGCACTGGCCTATTATGATCTCCGCGCGAAGGCCTTGTGGCTGGCCCGGGACCGTGCGGGCATTAAGCCGCTGTATTGGGCCGTATCCGGTTCGGTATTAACCTTTGCCTCTGAGGTGAAAGCTCTATTGGCTCACCCCGCGATTCCCTGCCGCCCGGATATGCATGCCCTGACGACGCAGGGCATGTTCGGGCGTTTGGCGGGGAGTTGGACCCCTTTTGAATCCGTTTCGCTGGTAACTCCCGGCAGCCTGATGAAATTTTCGGCGGCGGGCGAGGAGGTTCTGCCGTATTTCGATTTGCTGAGTGCGGTGGACCCCGGAAGGATTACCGGACAGTCCCGTCGCAATCTGGAGTCGATCGCAGATGAATTTGAGTCTCTTTTGCTGGAGAGTGTTCGCTCTCAGTTGGTCAGTGATGCACCGCTGGCGATCATGTGCAGCGGCGGACTGGACTCCTCTTTGGTCACCGCAATGGCCGCGCGGGAGTACCCTGAACGGGTTGCGTATGTGGCAGACATGGAGGGCGACCCCGCCGGAGAGGCCGACCGAGCGGAGATCGTTTGCCGGCATACTGGGGTTGAATTGCGACGGGTGCCGTATTCCCGGGGAGACCTTTTCCGGGACTGGCCATTTTGTGTTCAGTATAATGAACATCCCAACTTTTTCAGTTGTAACCTTCCGGCCCGGGCGATTGCGCACGCAGCACATCGTGACGGGTTTAAAGTGTTGCTCGGAGGAGATGGGGCGGATGAGCTGTTTGGCGGCTACAAATGGCAAGCAAAAATGTATCGCCGCGGTCAGCAGATGGCCCGAAATCAAGCGATAATGCGCTGGGTGCCCGGTTTGAGCCGTTTGAGCCACAATCTGGCGCGGTTTTCCCGCGCCGAGGATCTGGATCGCCTGATCGCCAGGGCGTCCGGAAGCCGGTTCTTCTTGATGCAGGGTGATTTTTCCGGTGCGGGCGCGTGGGCGCTTGATGGGATGCAACGTGCAGTTCGTTGCCGGGAGTTTTTTGATAAACTAAGCCCGCTGAACCGGTTGCAGGATCGTGCATTTCTGGCTCAAAGCTTTGAGGATTTTCATTCGCACCTGGGAACCAGTTTGCTCAGTAGCGATAAAATGATGATGTCGCATTCGATCGAGCTGAGGGTTCCGTTTTTGGATAACCGACTGATCGATTTTGGGCTGAATGCACCGATGCACGCCAAATTCAGCCGAGGGATCAATAAGCGGCTGGCTCGGTATGCGGCCCGGAATTGGCTACCCCCGGAGATTGCGGGCGGCACGAAGGTCGGCTTCGGAGTGCCGGTTAATTTATGGAAGGGGTCGGAACAACTACTCCGTGGCGGAGCCGTGGCGGATTTATTCAAGTGGCCCCAAGGATCGGAAGAGAAGGTCCGTGAGATGATTTCTTCCAACCCTGCGACCGTGTTTCAAATGGTTTCGCTCGAGCTGTGGATTCGGATTTTTTGCCGGAATGAATCGCCGGAACAGTGTGCGAACGAATTAATGAAATGCAAGGGATAA
- a CDS encoding UDP-galactopyranose mutase, whose amino-acid sequence MNPLLIVGAGLAGAVLARQLAEAGLPVQVIDAEPRIGGNCCTERDPQTGIMLHLRGPHVFHTSHEEVWRFINRFGEWVPYVSRIKAITERGVYGLPINLHTINQFFGTALTPGEAREFLKEKTVRGKNEPSNFEEHAKASIGPELYKTFFRGYTVKQWGCDPRELPASILKRLPVRFDYNDNYFDSTYQAIPRDGYSAVIEAILTHPLISVSLETPWERAMRPFFEHVFFSGAIDRFYEYAEGRLGYRTVSWSFATLVGDAQGTAVINFPGLEVPWTRMVEHKHFTPWERFDNTVISKEFSRESADEDLPCYPKRLEADLAVMRRYVSRATSDVGVSFIGRLGTYRYLDMDIVIAESLDFAARWLAAHAESRRLPVFSAEL is encoded by the coding sequence TTGAATCCTTTGCTCATCGTGGGCGCTGGACTAGCAGGCGCGGTTCTGGCGCGCCAATTGGCCGAAGCCGGTCTGCCGGTACAGGTGATAGACGCCGAGCCCAGAATCGGCGGTAACTGTTGTACCGAAAGGGATCCGCAAACCGGCATCATGCTGCACCTTCGCGGTCCCCATGTCTTCCATACGTCACATGAGGAAGTCTGGCGCTTTATAAATCGATTTGGGGAATGGGTACCTTATGTCAGCAGGATCAAGGCCATCACCGAACGAGGCGTGTATGGCCTCCCAATCAATCTGCACACGATCAATCAGTTTTTCGGCACGGCTCTGACTCCCGGAGAAGCGCGGGAGTTTCTCAAGGAAAAGACTGTCCGGGGAAAGAACGAGCCGTCCAATTTCGAAGAGCATGCCAAAGCCTCTATCGGTCCGGAACTATATAAAACGTTTTTTAGAGGATACACCGTCAAACAGTGGGGTTGTGATCCCCGGGAGTTGCCAGCCTCGATTCTGAAGAGGTTGCCGGTCCGGTTCGATTATAATGACAACTATTTCGACAGTACCTACCAGGCCATTCCCCGTGACGGCTATTCAGCGGTTATCGAGGCCATATTGACCCACCCGCTCATTTCAGTCAGCCTTGAAACGCCCTGGGAAAGGGCAATGCGGCCGTTCTTCGAGCATGTTTTTTTCTCGGGGGCCATTGACCGTTTTTATGAGTATGCGGAAGGGCGTCTTGGCTACCGCACGGTTTCCTGGTCTTTCGCTACGTTGGTTGGAGATGCGCAGGGAACGGCTGTCATCAATTTTCCAGGCTTGGAAGTGCCCTGGACCAGAATGGTAGAGCACAAACATTTTACGCCCTGGGAAAGGTTCGATAATACTGTCATCTCGAAGGAATTCAGCCGTGAATCGGCAGACGAGGATCTTCCCTGCTATCCAAAACGTCTCGAGGCTGATCTTGCGGTTATGCGGCGTTACGTTTCACGGGCAACGTCTGACGTTGGAGTTTCCTTCATCGGCCGCCTTGGAACCTATCGCTATCTGGATATGGATATCGTGATTGCGGAATCGCTCGACTTTGCCGCAAGATGGCTTGCCGCCCACGCTGAAAGTCGTCGGTTGCCGGTTTTTTCCGCCGAACTGTAA
- a CDS encoding transposase gives MARANRHRIPGCIWHITHRFHKKEFLLKFAHDRHRFVGWLREARPRFSMQILNYTVTSNHVHLLVKDNDEAKSIAPAIQLVAGRVGQEYNQRKHRKGAFWEDRYHATAIESGEQLRRCLVYIDLNMVRAGAVHHPAEWAFGGYHEIQGNRRRNTLLALDALAEATETDGPDGLAKAHRDWVEEILASDKGSREEIWTKSVAVGSEPFVRKIQEKLGARGIGRSVVASEDAYMHREATETYGADLDPKNRVIAPNNCCF, from the coding sequence ATGGCAAGAGCCAATCGGCATCGCATTCCTGGCTGCATCTGGCACATTACCCACCGCTTCCACAAAAAAGAATTTTTACTGAAATTCGCTCATGACCGGCATCGTTTTGTTGGCTGGTTGCGCGAAGCTCGCCCCCGGTTTTCCATGCAAATCTTGAACTATACGGTTACCTCCAATCATGTCCATCTGCTTGTGAAAGACAATGACGAGGCCAAATCCATAGCTCCAGCCATTCAATTGGTAGCGGGTCGCGTCGGTCAGGAATATAACCAGCGAAAGCACCGCAAAGGGGCTTTCTGGGAAGATCGCTACCATGCGACTGCCATAGAATCCGGCGAACAACTGCGCCGCTGCCTTGTCTATATCGATTTGAACATGGTACGGGCAGGGGCTGTGCATCATCCGGCAGAATGGGCCTTTGGCGGGTATCACGAGATCCAGGGGAACCGTCGCCGCAACACCCTGCTTGCTCTGGACGCTCTTGCGGAGGCTACCGAGACCGATGGACCGGATGGGTTGGCAAAAGCTCACCGGGATTGGGTGGAGGAGATATTGGCCTCGGACAAAGGCAGCCGTGAAGAGATTTGGACAAAGAGTGTCGCGGTCGGCAGCGAGCCGTTCGTTCGAAAGATCCAGGAAAAACTTGGAGCGCGGGGGATAGGCAGAAGTGTGGTGGCAAGTGAAGATGCCTATATGCACCGGGAAGCGACGGAGACCTATGGGGCCGATTTGGACCCCAAAAATCGAGTTATAGCACCAAATAATTGCTGCTTTTGA
- a CDS encoding BrnT family toxin has product MINWAQITGFDWDEGNPRKNAEKHDVYQSEAEQIFFNEPLLILEDSKHSQREPRYHALGKTDDARMLHITFTLRGSGTLVRVISARDMHRKERAIYEQIKKDARV; this is encoded by the coding sequence ATGATCAACTGGGCGCAGATAACAGGCTTTGACTGGGACGAAGGCAATCCGCGTAAAAACGCGGAAAAACATGATGTTTACCAGTCCGAAGCTGAGCAAATTTTCTTCAATGAACCGCTGCTGATTCTGGAAGACAGCAAGCACAGCCAGAGAGAGCCTCGTTATCATGCCCTTGGCAAAACCGACGATGCACGTATGTTGCATATCACCTTCACTTTGCGAGGTAGCGGTACCCTCGTCCGAGTGATTTCCGCTCGCGATATGCACCGTAAGGAGAGAGCAATTTATGAGCAAATTAAAAAAGATGCCCGTGTTTAA
- a CDS encoding BrnA antitoxin family protein, whose translation MSKLKKMPVFKTEAEEREFWESHDSTEYVDWSQARPASFPNLKPSTKTISLRLPEALLDRIKIEANKRDMPYQSLIKAWLAEDVEDSRHVR comes from the coding sequence ATGAGCAAATTAAAAAAGATGCCCGTGTTTAAAACTGAAGCAGAGGAAAGAGAATTCTGGGAAAGCCATGATTCCACCGAATACGTGGATTGGAGCCAGGCCCGCCCCGCTTCTTTTCCAAACCTGAAGCCCTCAACCAAAACTATATCGCTCCGCTTACCGGAAGCTCTGCTTGATCGCATCAAAATCGAAGCGAACAAACGTGATATGCCTTATCAGTCGCTTATCAAGGCTTGGCTCGCAGAAGATGTGGAAGACAGCCGCCATGTGCGATAA
- a CDS encoding phage integrase N-terminal SAM-like domain-containing protein, translating into MTERVGSATKKCRLIFSINIFFHEVRHPAEMGEPEINAFLAHLAVKHNVGASTQNQALSALLFLYRYVIDREVGGLGAVIRARKPRRLPVVLTRDEVRTILGGLGGCRTIHAPAANSAVWLIFQLLFGP; encoded by the coding sequence TTGACAGAAAGAGTTGGTAGCGCTACAAAAAAGTGCCGTTTAATTTTTTCAATCAACATCTTCTTCCATGAAGTTCGCCATCCGGCCGAAATGGGCGAACCGGAGATCAATGCGTTTCTTGCGCATCTGGCAGTAAAGCACAACGTAGGCGCTTCCACCCAGAACCAGGCATTGTCGGCCTTGCTGTTTTTATATCGTTACGTCATCGATCGCGAAGTCGGCGGTCTCGGAGCGGTTATCCGGGCGCGAAAACCCAGGAGACTTCCCGTGGTCTTGACCCGTGACGAAGTCAGGACGATTCTCGGTGGCCTGGGAGGCTGTCGGACTATCCATGCGCCGGCTGCAAATTCGGCTGTTTGGCTCATATTTCAGCTCCTTTTCGGCCCATAG
- the purB gene encoding adenylosuccinate lyase, which yields MITAISPLDGRYASKVSVLTDCFSEYALLRNRVKVEVLWLLALCAEPGIPECRTVTPEEEQTLRAIVKDFTPEEAQRIKKIEAVTNHDVKAVEYYLKEKIAGTSLEEISEFLHFACTSEDINNLSHALMLKDGLAALTPLQGEIIAFLKKLADQYKALPMLARTHGQTASPTTIGKELAVFAARLRKQSGNIAQVEILGKLNGAVGNFNAHLSAYPQVDWPALAQRVIEGELGLTQNMFTTQIEPHDYMAELFDALARWNTILIDLNRDIWTYISMAYFGQKTIAGEVGSSTMPHKVNPIDFENSEGNCGLANAIFSHLSAKLPVSRLQRDLTDSTVLRNMGVGFGYSMIAYRSTLKGLGKLKLNEHKLAADLDHAWEVLAEPIQTVMRKAGIEKPYEKLKELTRGHAIDRDTIRAFVEGLELAADDKQRLLDMTPASYTGMAAKIAELLD from the coding sequence ATGATTACGGCTATCAGCCCGCTGGACGGGCGTTATGCATCGAAGGTTTCCGTGCTGACGGACTGTTTTTCCGAATACGCGCTGCTGCGCAACCGGGTGAAGGTGGAGGTGCTGTGGCTGCTGGCGCTGTGCGCCGAACCGGGGATCCCCGAGTGCCGCACGGTAACGCCCGAAGAGGAACAAACCCTGCGCGCCATCGTGAAGGATTTCACGCCGGAGGAAGCGCAACGGATCAAGAAGATCGAGGCGGTGACCAACCACGACGTGAAGGCGGTGGAGTACTACCTGAAGGAAAAGATCGCCGGCACTTCGCTGGAGGAGATATCTGAGTTTCTGCACTTCGCCTGCACCTCGGAGGACATCAACAACCTCTCCCATGCGCTGATGCTCAAGGACGGCCTGGCCGCGCTCACCCCTTTGCAGGGTGAGATCATCGCGTTCCTCAAGAAGCTGGCCGATCAGTACAAGGCGTTGCCGATGCTGGCCCGCACCCACGGGCAGACCGCTTCGCCCACCACCATTGGCAAGGAGCTGGCGGTATTCGCCGCGCGGCTGCGCAAGCAGAGCGGCAACATTGCGCAGGTGGAGATTCTCGGCAAGCTCAACGGCGCGGTAGGCAACTTCAACGCGCACCTGTCGGCCTATCCGCAGGTCGACTGGCCGGCGCTGGCGCAGCGGGTCATCGAAGGCGAGCTGGGCCTGACCCAGAACATGTTCACCACCCAGATCGAGCCGCACGACTACATGGCCGAACTGTTCGACGCCCTGGCGCGCTGGAACACCATCCTCATCGATCTGAACCGCGACATCTGGACCTACATCTCCATGGCCTATTTCGGCCAGAAAACCATAGCCGGCGAAGTCGGTTCCTCGACCATGCCGCACAAGGTCAACCCCATCGATTTCGAAAACTCGGAAGGCAACTGCGGGCTGGCCAACGCCATCTTCAGCCACCTGTCGGCCAAACTGCCGGTGTCACGCCTGCAGCGCGATTTGACCGACTCGACGGTACTGCGCAACATGGGCGTGGGCTTCGGCTACAGCATGATCGCCTACCGCTCGACCCTCAAGGGTCTGGGCAAACTCAAGCTCAACGAGCACAAGCTGGCTGCGGACCTGGACCACGCCTGGGAGGTGCTGGCCGAACCGATCCAGACGGTGATGCGCAAGGCCGGCATCGAGAAACCCTACGAAAAGCTCAAGGAGCTGACCCGCGGCCACGCCATCGACCGCGATACCATCCGCGCCTTTGTCGAAGGTCTGGAGCTGGCGGCCGACGACAAGCAGCGCCTGCTGGACATGACCCCGGCAAGCTACACCGGCATGGCCGCGAAGATTGCCGAGCTGCTGGACTGA
- a CDS encoding S1 RNA-binding domain-containing protein: protein MLEIGRVQTLTIDYIDQRGAWLRTGEEPILLPSRQVPENARPGTPVEVFVYLHAGAPMATLRQPLAQVGEFALLRVNTADQSGTFLEWGMEKELLVPFSEQPKRMKQGQYYMVRVCLDDQGRCFASGRIDRWLERDNIELEEGQPVSMLIWQFTDLGAKVIVEHRYSALLYRSEVQPEMKPGDRLKGFVKSLRTDGKVDVTLHRAGKAGTDRAVGILLEALGKSGFLPLHDNSPPELIRKQLGMSKKAFKKAVGGLYKTGRIELLDNGIRLKE from the coding sequence ATGTTGGAAATCGGCCGGGTCCAGACCCTGACCATCGACTACATCGACCAGCGCGGCGCCTGGCTGCGGACCGGCGAGGAGCCGATCCTGCTGCCGTCGCGCCAGGTGCCTGAAAACGCGCGCCCCGGCACCCCCGTGGAGGTATTCGTCTACCTGCACGCCGGCGCACCGATGGCGACCCTGCGCCAGCCACTGGCCCAGGTCGGCGAATTCGCCCTGCTACGGGTCAACACCGCCGACCAGAGCGGCACTTTTCTGGAGTGGGGCATGGAGAAGGAGCTGCTGGTGCCTTTCAGCGAGCAGCCCAAACGCATGAAACAGGGCCAGTATTACATGGTGCGGGTCTGCCTTGACGACCAGGGCCGCTGCTTCGCCAGCGGCCGCATCGACCGCTGGCTGGAACGGGACAACATCGAACTGGAGGAAGGCCAGCCGGTCAGCATGCTGATCTGGCAGTTTACCGACCTCGGCGCCAAGGTCATTGTCGAGCACCGCTACAGCGCACTGCTCTACCGCAGCGAAGTGCAGCCGGAAATGAAGCCCGGCGACCGGCTCAAAGGCTTTGTCAAAAGCCTCCGCACCGACGGCAAGGTCGACGTCACCCTGCACCGCGCCGGCAAGGCCGGCACCGACCGCGCGGTGGGGATCCTGCTGGAGGCCCTGGGCAAAAGCGGCTTTTTGCCCCTGCATGACAACAGCCCCCCGGAGCTTATCCGGAAGCAGCTCGGCATGAGCAAAAAAGCCTTCAAAAAAGCCGTCGGCGGCCTCTACAAGACCGGGCGCATCGAGCTGCTCGACAACGGCATCCGTCTGAAGGAATAG
- a CDS encoding DUF1653 domain-containing protein: MLPKGIYRHFKGNLYEVLDTARHSETEEWFVVYRALYGDMGVWIRPLANFCETVETDGQSLPRFAYIGEKP; this comes from the coding sequence ATGCTCCCGAAAGGCATCTACCGCCACTTCAAGGGCAACCTCTACGAAGTGCTGGACACTGCGCGGCACAGCGAAACCGAAGAATGGTTCGTGGTCTACCGGGCCCTTTACGGCGACATGGGCGTCTGGATACGCCCCCTGGCGAACTTTTGCGAAACGGTCGAAACAGACGGGCAAAGCCTGCCGCGCTTTGCCTACATCGGCGAAAAACCATAA
- a CDS encoding FKBP-type peptidyl-prolyl cis-trans isomerase: MAQAKQGDRVKIHFTGRLDDGSVFDTTTGDSSCQCGDCGDENAPYELVIGNEEFFVPVEEALVGMAPGEKKKIVVSPEDAFGDYDDECVFTIERSQLPDDMQPEVGMELELTDEDDESVAVTVVDLTDTTVTFDANHPLAGEELTFDIELVEIV; the protein is encoded by the coding sequence ATGGCCCAGGCAAAACAAGGCGATCGCGTTAAAATTCACTTTACCGGCCGGCTCGACGACGGCAGCGTCTTCGACACCACGACCGGCGACAGCTCGTGCCAGTGCGGAGACTGCGGCGACGAAAATGCCCCTTACGAACTGGTGATCGGCAACGAAGAGTTTTTCGTTCCCGTGGAGGAGGCTCTGGTCGGTATGGCGCCGGGCGAGAAGAAAAAGATCGTGGTCAGCCCGGAGGATGCTTTCGGCGACTACGATGACGAGTGCGTCTTTACCATCGAGCGCAGCCAGCTGCCCGACGACATGCAGCCCGAAGTCGGCATGGAACTGGAGCTGACCGACGAGGACGACGAAAGCGTGGCGGTCACCGTCGTCGACCTTACCGACACGACCGTCACTTTCGACGCCAACCATCCCCTGGCGGGCGAAGAGCTGACCTTCGATATCGAGCTGGTGGAAATTGTCTGA